In Acidisarcina polymorpha, the DNA window CATAGCGTTTGCGTTGCGTTGCACGCGGATACCGAGGTCCAACCCGGAACGCAGATCTCCGCCGATCCAAAATTCACGGAGGCTCGCTGAGTCGTTGCCACAAAATAAATTTCATTGCCGCCATCCGTAGCTGCGAACGTTAGATCTCCCTTCATATCTACCGCGATGCCCTCGGTTGGCACTACTTCAGGACCATAGTAGCCCGGCGAGTTGAGCACACTGTATGCCACGATCGGAGTCGAACTACCTGCCGGAATCTCGTCAATCTCGTTGCCGTTGTTGTAGAACAGATTTCCGGCTAGGTCGGTCGCAATTCCCCAGGCGGCGCTGAGTCCGGTCACCAGAGTCGTTTGCGTGGTGCTGTAGGCGGGCAATTCAGTAATCGTGCCTTGGTCCGAGTCCGTGACATACACATTCCCTAAGGGGTCAATCGCAATGCCGCTGGGTGAGATTAGTCCGTTGAAATTCAATTGAACGCGCGTGCCGCTCCCTCTCCCCACCATGAAAACGCCGGAAGCACCCGTAAAGTTGACGTTTGCCTCCACCACATACACATCCCCAGCGAGGTCAACCGCGATTGCAACAGGGCTTATCCAGCCGGATGCAACAGTGCTCTGCGCGCCGCTTGGCGTCAATCTGATGATCGAACTCGTCGACTGCCCGCCATAGCCTACAGAATCATTCGCGATGTAGAGGTTTCCGGCTCCGTCCACTGCGATGCCCAGCGGATTGCTTACGCCCTTCACATTCACTGGAGCCAACTGGTTGCTGCCTGCGGGAAGCTCCACAACCGAACCCAGGCTGCTATTGGCCAGGAACAGGTTCCCGGCCTGATCGACCGCCATGGATTCGAGGGTGGGTTGAGAGGTTTCAGTTGCGGGGAGAATTTGCGCTGAACTAAACGCAAAAGTTGGTGTCTGTGCCGTCAAAGGAGAACTCGCGGCACACAGCATAATACCGCCCAACATGACAGCTATTTTGTGTGACACCTCAGAGATGCGGCGAAGAGCTGTTTGGAGAGTCATCGAGATCCATCCTTTGAATTACGGAGTCGGACAAATTGGGGGAAGTCTCCGCCAGCTCAATTCTTAGCGGCCCCTGAACTTGCCTGCACTCCCTAATGCGCCAGCGCCGACAAAACTCTATCACTCGTGACAAAAACGCTCCTTATCGACATCGCTTCGTTGTACCGATCAAGTTCCCGGCTGAATTTGCAATACCCTAGTCGGATGATGCAGCAGTGCTCAGACGGCAGATGGAGTCCGCTTCCGCGACAGTTAATCTGCGCCTCCGGCGCCTTAAGCCACCTCCTCGCGCAACTAATCGGCGACAGTGCGAAAGGCCAATGCTAGTTGAGCGAATTGTCCACACGCGATCGACGAGTGTGCTTGTAGGATTAGCCGGTTTATCGGACAAAAGGAGCCGGCTTAGTGGCCGGCTCCGGAAAAACGCCCTACTAGCCAGGAGCTAATTCACGGTAAGAGAAACCGTCGTCGTCTGTGCGGCGGCCGTACTGCCAGTGGCCGGTGTGGCCGACACGGTAATGGTGTAGCTGCCTGGGGTCACGGTCAGGGCCGACGAATTCTTGGGATTGCCACCGCCACCGCAACCAGCCATGAAAGCACCGATCCAGAGCAACGCAACGAGCCCGAGCGCCGACGAGATGTGGAGGCGTCGGCGGCGGAGGAACAAGACGCCGCAGAGGGCTGCTAGGCTTGCTCCGGTAGCGGGAACCTGCCAGGGTGAGGGAACGCTCTGCAACTCGGCATGCGTTGCGGAGGTTCCAATGAGCAGTGTCGCTACGGATGAACCGCCAGCCGTCAGCATCGCGCTACCCGGGTTAACCGTGCAAGTGCCGTTCGTTGGCATGCCCGAGCAACTGAGGGTGACCGCTCCGCTGAAGCTCGCGTTGGCCGTGAGATTCAGTGTAACCACGCCCTGCGATCCACCCGTGACGGTTACCTTAGCCGGCGTTCCAGTGAGGGTAAAGGCAGGCGGCAGCGCAGCAACCGTGATCGACGACGAGGCCGATGTAACGGGGTTATAGTTCGTGTCTCCCGCATATACTGCGCTTATGGTATGCGTACCGATGGCCAGCGCAGCCGGCGAGTAGGTCGCCGCACCGGAGCTGAGCGAGGCCGTACCGAGCAGTGTCGTTCCATCGTAGAACGAGATGGAGCCAGTCGCTGCAGGACGACCTGCCAGGCCCGCCTTGACGGTGGCGGTCAACATGGTCGAATCGCCGAAGTTGATCAACGACCCCGATGAGGTCAGCGCGAGAGAAGAGCCGCCTTGGCCGATAAAGAGCGCCGGCCCATATCCGGTCTCGGTCATCACGTCCATTGCGTTGTCGTCGTAGAAGCTTCCCACCAGCGGCAAGGTGCTGCCGAGGGTCTGGAGCTGGTTGTACGGGCCCGTGAACTGGCCATTGCCGAGTCCGATGTAAGTGACCATCCCAAAATTTTCTACGGGTTGGCCATCTGTCTCATACAGGCAGGCGACGATGTCGGGAATGCCGTCGTTGTTCATATCGGCTACCTGCATTCCGTAGAAGAAGTCGCCCATGGTGACCGTGGACGGCAGATTGAAGGTGCCGTCTCCGTTGCCGGTGATGGTCACAATGCCGCCGGTGGTGACGTCACTGCCGGCAACCTCTTCTGCGCTGAGCACAATGTCGAGCTTGCCGTCTCCGTTGATGTCGGCCGTCGCCACATTGCTGATGACATAGCTGCTCTCGATCACCGAGCTCTGACCGAAGGTCCCATCTCCGTTCCCGGGAGCATAGGAGAGTTGATATCCGGAGCCGTTGACGAATGGAACATCGTTGATCAGCATGTCGAGCTTGCCATCGCCATTGATGTCGGCAAGCGTCAAGCTGTAGAGTTCGGTACCGAATTGCATAAATACGGGCTTGGCGAAGGTACCGTCTCCATTGCCCAGCGCCACCCAGTATCCTGAAGGGCCGCCGGAGAGAGAGCCGCAGGCTGCATCGCTACCGTATGGGATAACCAGGTCGACTTTGCCATCGCCGTTGATGTCGCCGGCCGCGCCGTAGTAGACAGGGCAGGCCTCAGTGCCAATGCCGATCGACGCGGGTGTGCCGAAGGTTCCGTCTCCTTTGGAGAGCGCAACCAGAACATCGCCCGTTGAGGTCGCGTAGGCGAGGTCGGTCAAGCCGTCTCCGTTGAGGTCGGCTTGGATGGGTTGAATATACTGGAGGTCTGAAGGCAGCCCACCGGCAAGCGATTGCACCGAGGTGAAGTTTCCCTTGCCGTCATTCACTCCGGTATAGAGCTGCGAAATAAAGGTAGTTGAATTCTGGTACAGAAACAGCGGGCTCTGATATCCGGACTTGGTGTAGTTTCCGCTCGCTACCAGCTCCGTCGAAATTGCCTGCGGATCGTTGTTGGCTGTCACAACCGGCGCTCCGGGAAAGTTCGTGCCGTTGCCGAAGAACAGCGAGACCTGTACGTAGGTGGCTCCGAGCAACGCGAGATCCTGCTTGCCGTCGCCGTTGAAGTCCCCCGCCAACAGCGAATTGTAGCCGGCCGGATCGATAACGTATTGGTTGCTGGCAGTCGGCGCGGCGAAGGTTCCGTCGCCGTTGCCGAGCAATATGCCGAGGGTGCCGCCCGCGGTCACGAAGTCCGGCTTGCCATCGCCGTTCACGTCTAGAATTACCGTCGATGCCGGGCCGACGATCGCGGCGTCTGAACTCGTGACGGGCGCGCCAAAGGTTCCGTCGCCATTACCGGGGGCAACATAGAGAGTGCCGTCCAGCTCGGAGAGGACGTCGACCTTGCCATCGCCGTTCACATCCGCCAGAGAGACGCCGCTGCTATTGAAGAACGGTCCGAAGGGGCCGGTAAGCGCCGCTGCCGAAATGGCCTGTGTCGCCCCAAAGATCGAAAAGGTTCCATCGCCGTTGCCGAGCACGGTCATCACAACCAAGTTGCCGGTGCTGCCGGTATTCTCGGGCAGCCCCAGAGCAAGGTCTATCTTGCCGTCGCCATTTATATCTCCCATGGCCATACTCGCCGCCTGAAACAGCGATACCGAGGCTGGAATTGTGAGCTGCTGCACCTTGGCCGCGGAGGACTGGCCGAAGGTTCCATCTCCTGCGCCCAGCTGCACCTCCAGGGCGATCGTGGTGCTGGTGTTGGATTGCGCGATCGTGGTGTCGTAGATCAGGTCGGCCTTGCCGTCGCCGTTGACATCGGCTGCATACACCTGGCCGGCATAGCCGTACGTCGTATCGAGCAGCGTGGTGACAGCGGCGTTGAACTGGCCGTTGCCAAGATTCAACCAGGTGATCACGGCATTGTTGATGTAGTCGAAGGCCACGATATCCACTGCGCCATCGCCGTTCACGTCCACTGCATTCGCATTCAAGACGTTAGTCGTCGCCTGGTTCGGATTGAAGTAGCTCGTTGGAGCGCTCAGATTGCCCGCCCCGTCTCCTATCAGGATGTTGAGAGTCCCGTCTTCCTGCATAACGGCGATATCCGGCTTGCCGTCCTTATTGAAGTCGGCTTCCAATTCAACGGTAACGCCGGTATCGAAGATGCCGGCGGCCAGCGATGCGGTGTTTCGCGCGGGGAAATTCGGCGCGTTTACGTAACCACCGAAGTTCGGCACCGTGACATCGGATGTTGCATTCGGATGGATCGCGTCGACCCGAGAGCCCGAGTTTCCGTGTGCCTTGAGATAGGGGATCATCAACTGGTCTGCCGGTGTCTGGTAGCGCTTTTGAAGAGCCGTGACCGGAGGGGTCTTGGTCTTCAGCGGCGCCGGCTGCGCTTGCCGCTGAGAGAAGGCGATACTTGAGCAACCGATCGTAATCAACGTAACCGCCGTTCGAGCGCCGGCAGGGAGAAATCGCAGCATGGAAAAGCCTCCTCAAACTTTCTTAGAACACTGCCAAATCGCAGAATTTCTTGGGTTGCGCCGCGAACCGAACGTGTGGCTTCGGTCCGCGGGTCTACGGGAAATCCTCTAGTTCACAGTCACGTTCACGGTCGCGGTTTGCGCGCTGGCTCCAGCCGGAGTCGCGGTTACGGTAACGACATAGGCTCCCGCAGTGGTGCCGGTCGACGTTGAAGGAGGGGTGCCCGATGAAGCCGAGGAACCGCCGCATGCCACCATGCCGCCCAGAGCGATCAGAGCGATCAGCGAAAGGAAACCCCGAAGCTGACGACGCCGAACGGTTGGAACCAGGAAGAACAGCATTCCCGCCAGCGCTGTCCCGCCAATGGCGCGAAGCGGAATCGCTCCGATTGTGACAGGAGTTCCAGCCGTCGAGCTGATCGTCAGGGTTGCCGTCGCCGCCGTCGCGCCGCTGATTGTCGCCAAACTCGGCGATACCGCGCAGGTGATCGGCTGCTTTGCCGCAGCCGGGGACGTGGTGACGGCGCAGGAGAAGCTTACGGCGCCTGTGAATCCGTCAACAGGAGTCACCGAGAGTGCTGAACTGTTACCGGTCGTCGCCCCACGAGCGATCGTGATCGCCCCGCTGTTGGTCAGCGTGATGGCTGGAGTCCCGGTGACGACGACCGTGCTGGTCGTCGAGGCCGTGACCATGCCGGTAGCGGCATCCTTACCCGATATCGTAACGACATAAGTTCCCGTCGTGGTGCCTGCGGAGGAGTTGACGGTCAGGGTTGCCGTTGCCGGGGCAGTTCCAGACAGATCGATCGACGCGGGGATGCCGCAGGTGATCGGGCTGATGGCATTGGCCGGCGCAGAGGTGACAGCACAGCTCAGATTGACTGGGCCGGCAAATCCCCCGGCTGAGCTGACGGTCACCTTTGCCGTGTTGTCGGTGGTGCTGCCAGCGCTGACATCGATCGCTTCCGTCTGCAGCGAGATGGCCGCCTCAGTGACGGTGACGGTTGTCGCGCCAGTCGAACCGGAGTAGTTCGAATCGCCGCTGTAGGTTGCGGTAATCGTGTTCACCCCGTTGGCCAGATGCGACCCGAGGACGTTGAAGATCGCGTAGGAAAGCGAAGTTCCGTTCTGGACGCTCTCCGCGCTCGTGAGGTTCGAGGAGGTCCCGAGCGTTACGCCATTGGCGCTGAGGGTGATGGTACCGGTGGGCGCTAGCGCGAGGCTGGATGTTGTGATGTCCACTTCGATCTTGTCGCTGGTGTTTGAGACGAGCACTGCTGTTGCCGGGAAGAGAGCCGATGACGTTGCGCCCTTGACAACCGTGAAGCTCACCGCGTTGGAAGTGTTTGGCTTGTAGCTCGAGTCGCCTGGATAGGTCGCCGTCACGCTATGCGCGCCGACAGCGTAAGGATAGACAGTGGCGCCGACTGGCGGAAACGAGGCGTAGTTGCCGCTGGTGATCGGCGAGGTGCCGGCGATTGTTCCGTTATCCAGGTTGGTCATCGTTCCGGTGGCGAAACCCTGGGAGCCGGCATAACCCTCCGCCGTTCCATAGACCGACGTGTCGGCGAAGATATACGAGCCGTACGGGATCGCATTGAGGCTCGCCAGCGGCGTCCCGGCGAGGTTGTAGGCGTTCACTGAGAGCTGGGTCGAACTGGCCTCGGCAGAGATGTTTACGCTGATTGCGTTGGACTGGCTAGCAGCGGTCTTCGTGTCTCCGCCATAGTTGGCATAGACGGTATAGACGCCGCCGGGCAGGCCGTTGTAGCCGGTATTGCCCGTACCATCGCTGATCGCGATGGTGGCTGGCTGGCCATTGAGGGTGGGCGCGCCGGCTGCGGCCGTCGCGGTCGTCACCAGACCCGCCGCGCCTGTGGCGGTCGATGGAGTCACGTTTACGCCAAAATTCAGGGTTGTGCCATGAACCGCGGTGACAGGCGAGGTCGAGCCATTGATGGTCAGCCCGGTGGTCGAACTTGCGCCGACGGCGCTGGTCCAGTTGGCCAGCATGGCGGCGGCATCCACGCTGCCGAGGCCTGAGGCCTGGTCATACCCCGTCCCGGCGTTGTAGCCGGTCATGAAGCCGTTGCCGCCGCAGTTCTGGGTTCCGGAGGTACAGACGACTGCATTGTTTCCGGTGGTGACGTCATGGAAGACCGTGCTGTATTTATTTGCCGCCAGCGTGTAGAGGACATTGTTGACGTTGCCCAGGCGCGACCCGGTTGCCTGCACCACCAGCGCCAGCATCCCGGCGAAGGCCGGTGTCGCGGCCGATGTGCCGCCCGCCCCGTCAAACCGGGTGCTGGACGTAAACGCGCCGTTGTTGGTGACGCAGTCCGGACCGTAAATCGCGCTTGTTTCGCAGAGGACCCACACCGCGCCATAGAGGCCATTGGCGGCCAAGAGCGATACGTCGGGCAGATCGCGGGCATTATCGGCGGGTGTAAGCGCGTTCTGATAGGCCGGCTTCGGGAATACGCTGCTCGCGCCGCCGCCGCCGCCGATGATGTTTGTGCTTCCGTTGGAAAGCAGGGATTGATTGTCGGCTAGGTTGCCGTTCACGCTGGTCGAGTCGTTCCACGGTTCTTCAGGAATATAGGAGAGCGCGGTCGCATAGTAAGGCGGATTGCCGGTGCTCCCGGTCTCCACATAGGTCGAGAACGCCGTCCCAAGAACATCGTAGTCGGTGCCGCCCACCGAAACGTTGTTCGGCGAAGAACCCAGTCCATTGACCCCCAGCCCGTTGATTGCGGTTGTTTCACTGTTTTGGTTGTCGCAAGCGGCGGATCCGGCGTCGCCGGAGGAGACCGTCACCGTGATGCCCTGCGCCGCGGCCTGCTGGAAGAGTTCTCCTATGAAGTCGGTGGTTTCCGTTCCGGCCAGCGCCTCGCACTCGCCGAAGCTGATGCTTAGTACGCTTACGGCATTGTCGTTGACGGCGCGAATCATCGCATTGAACAGACCGGCGGAGATGTCGCTGTCGGCGCTGGTGTAATAGTTGATCTTCGCCTTGGGCGCGATGCCGCCCAGCACTTCAAGATCGAGCCAGGTTTCCACCTCATCGCCGTTGAGTCCCGGGTCGTCGCCGTCGACAATCACCGTCGGCAAATTGACGGTGGCGGTCGTCTCGCCTAGAAAGGCCGTGCGATAGTTCGTGACCGGGGTGAGGTCGACATTCGAGTCGCCAACCACGCCGACAGTCACGCCGGTGCCGTCATAGGTCCTTCCCTTATAGCTAGTGTTGAGGTTGGCATTGGGCGTGTCGTAGATCGTGGCCGCATCCGCCGGATCCACATAGAGATACGGATTGCCCACCGAGTCGAACAGCGTGAGCTCCGGCTCTATCCGGCGAGTTAAAGAGTTATATTTCGCCGCAGGACCGATTTGAAGGTTGGAGCGGGGATGGATGTCATCCAGCCCCACCACGGTCTTTACCGCCGCCGCGAAGGCTCGTGGAATCTGGGGCGCTGTGGTGTTGGCGATATGCTTTTGGCCGCCGATCGAAATCGAACGGATTGAAGTCGAGAATGCCGTTTCAAGCTGGCCCACCGAACCCGAAAAGGTGATGAGATTGGCTGCGGGCGATGTCTTTTCGATCGTCAGGCCTTCGGATTCAAGCCACGCTGTGATGGTCTGCACGTCCTCGGCCGCGGCGCCGAACCGAGACCCGTATTCTGCCGGAGTGAGCCAGTGATGATATGCGGCGGAA includes these proteins:
- a CDS encoding FG-GAP-like repeat-containing protein, which produces MLRFLPAGARTAVTLITIGCSSIAFSQRQAQPAPLKTKTPPVTALQKRYQTPADQLMIPYLKAHGNSGSRVDAIHPNATSDVTVPNFGGYVNAPNFPARNTASLAAGIFDTGVTVELEADFNKDGKPDIAVMQEDGTLNILIGDGAGNLSAPTSYFNPNQATTNVLNANAVDVNGDGAVDIVAFDYINNAVITWLNLGNGQFNAAVTTLLDTTYGYAGQVYAADVNGDGKADLIYDTTIAQSNTSTTIALEVQLGAGDGTFGQSSAAKVQQLTIPASVSLFQAASMAMGDINGDGKIDLALGLPENTGSTGNLVVMTVLGNGDGTFSIFGATQAISAAALTGPFGPFFNSSGVSLADVNGDGKVDVLSELDGTLYVAPGNGDGTFGAPVTSSDAAIVGPASTVILDVNGDGKPDFVTAGGTLGILLGNGDGTFAAPTASNQYVIDPAGYNSLLAGDFNGDGKQDLALLGATYVQVSLFFGNGTNFPGAPVVTANNDPQAISTELVASGNYTKSGYQSPLFLYQNSTTFISQLYTGVNDGKGNFTSVQSLAGGLPSDLQYIQPIQADLNGDGLTDLAYATSTGDVLVALSKGDGTFGTPASIGIGTEACPVYYGAAGDINGDGKVDLVIPYGSDAACGSLSGGPSGYWVALGNGDGTFAKPVFMQFGTELYSLTLADINGDGKLDMLINDVPFVNGSGYQLSYAPGNGDGTFGQSSVIESSYVISNVATADINGDGKLDIVLSAEEVAGSDVTTGGIVTITGNGDGTFNLPSTVTMGDFFYGMQVADMNNDGIPDIVACLYETDGQPVENFGMVTYIGLGNGQFTGPYNQLQTLGSTLPLVGSFYDDNAMDVMTETGYGPALFIGQGGSSLALTSSGSLINFGDSTMLTATVKAGLAGRPAATGSISFYDGTTLLGTASLSSGAATYSPAALAIGTHTISAVYAGDTNYNPVTSASSSITVAALPPAFTLTGTPAKVTVTGGSQGVVTLNLTANASFSGAVTLSCSGMPTNGTCTVNPGSAMLTAGGSSVATLLIGTSATHAELQSVPSPWQVPATGASLAALCGVLFLRRRRLHISSALGLVALLWIGAFMAGCGGGGNPKNSSALTVTPGSYTITVSATPATGSTAAAQTTTVSLTVN
- a CDS encoding protease pro-enzyme activation domain-containing protein, coding for MIRNSRYRILCAGAAFLAGLIQPMCAVGQGSPAPRLITTTVNNSDRVPLSGSVRSAVERAVDLGAADLALPAHHVTMVLQRPGMRQASLTQYLSDVQNPHSAAYHHWLTPAEYGSRFGAAAEDVQTITAWLESEGLTIEKTSPAANLITFSGSVGQLETAFSTSIRSISIGGQKHIANTTAPQIPRAFAAAVKTVVGLDDIHPRSNLQIGPAAKYNSLTRRIEPELTLFDSVGNPYLYVDPADAATIYDTPNANLNTSYKGRTYDGTGVTVGVVGDSNVDLTPVTNYRTAFLGETTATVNLPTVIVDGDDPGLNGDEVETWLDLEVLGGIAPKAKINYYTSADSDISAGLFNAMIRAVNDNAVSVLSISFGECEALAGTETTDFIGELFQQAAAQGITVTVSSGDAGSAACDNQNSETTAINGLGVNGLGSSPNNVSVGGTDYDVLGTAFSTYVETGSTGNPPYYATALSYIPEEPWNDSTSVNGNLADNQSLLSNGSTNIIGGGGGASSVFPKPAYQNALTPADNARDLPDVSLLAANGLYGAVWVLCETSAIYGPDCVTNNGAFTSSTRFDGAGGTSAATPAFAGMLALVVQATGSRLGNVNNVLYTLAANKYSTVFHDVTTGNNAVVCTSGTQNCGGNGFMTGYNAGTGYDQASGLGSVDAAAMLANWTSAVGASSTTGLTINGSTSPVTAVHGTTLNFGVNVTPSTATGAAGLVTTATAAAGAPTLNGQPATIAISDGTGNTGYNGLPGGVYTVYANYGGDTKTAASQSNAISVNISAEASSTQLSVNAYNLAGTPLASLNAIPYGSYIFADTSVYGTAEGYAGSQGFATGTMTNLDNGTIAGTSPITSGNYASFPPVGATVYPYAVGAHSVTATYPGDSSYKPNTSNAVSFTVVKGATSSALFPATAVLVSNTSDKIEVDITTSSLALAPTGTITLSANGVTLGTSSNLTSAESVQNGTSLSYAIFNVLGSHLANGVNTITATYSGDSNYSGSTGATTVTVTEAAISLQTEAIDVSAGSTTDNTAKVTVSSAGGFAGPVNLSCAVTSAPANAISPITCGIPASIDLSGTAPATATLTVNSSAGTTTGTYVVTISGKDAATGMVTASTTSTVVVTGTPAITLTNSGAITIARGATTGNSSALSVTPVDGFTGAVSFSCAVTTSPAAAKQPITCAVSPSLATISGATAATATLTISSTAGTPVTIGAIPLRAIGGTALAGMLFFLVPTVRRRQLRGFLSLIALIALGGMVACGGSSASSGTPPSTSTGTTAGAYVVTVTATPAGASAQTATVNVTVN